Within Candidatus Saccharibacteria bacterium, the genomic segment GCTTTTGGCTCAAAAATACTGCAACGGACCTTGTCTGGCAGATTGGCTGTATCTCTGGTGCTTGGTACGGCACTTGTTGTAGTAGATGTTGGGTTACTACTGAACGCCTGGAAGTACTGGTTGCTAGCCGTATTTATCACCCCTTACCGGCTCGTCAATCTGGCACGGTTTGTGAAGCACCGTTTGCACGTTGAACGTTTGCGGGCTGTGTCTTTACGTGCGCATGGCTGGCAGATTACCGCTCAGCTAGTACTTCTTGGCCTTTGTTTGGCACTGCATACTGTTCCGCTAACGACGTTGGTTGCATTGGTTGCCTCGGCGCAACTGCTTGGTGTGCTTACATTGCTAAGAGCAAGTATGCAAACGTGGGAACATGCTAAGCCAGTACCCCTGGCCAAGCACTACTCTAACAGCCAACTGCCGAGTGTCAGTGTGCTCATACCGGCGCGCGACGAAACAGAGGCTCTGCGTGTTTGTTTGGACAGTCTTGTTGCAAACGATTACCCAAGGCTAGAAATACTGGTGCTAGACGATTGCTCTGTTAGCAAAAAAACGCCTGAAATAATCCGCAGCTATGCTCAGTCCGGTGTACGTTTCATAAAGGGCGAGCTACCGCCGGAGGATTGGATTGCTAAAAACTACGGTTATGAACAACTCCGCCGCGATGCCTCCGGTGATGTGCTTCTGTACTGTGGTGTCGATACAGTGTTTGAACCGCGAGCAATTCGCGCAATTGTGGAAACAATGTTGTCTCGAGAAAAAGAAATGATGAGCGTTTTACCGACGCGCGCTGCTACTGAAGATAAAACAGTGTCGTTTTTGCAAACCATGCGGTACTATTGGGAACTGTGTTTGCCAAGAAGAATGTTTAAACGTCCGCCAGTGCTCAGCACCTGTTGGATTGTCCGTAAAGACTTGCTGCAGGAATTTGGCGGTCTGGGCGCTGTCTCGCAAAGTGTTTCTCCGGAGGCACATTTTGCAAAATTGGCTGTCGCTAAAGACATATATACGTTTGTACGAAGCCACGGTGATTTGCAAATTCACAGTACTAAGACCTTGGGCGAACAGTTTAATACGACTGTGCGCTTACGCTATCCGCAGCTTCACAGGCGCCTCGAATTGGTTGCGGCCACAACGCTTTTTGAGCTCTTCTTTTTCATTGGGCCATTTGTAGGGCTACCCGTTAGTTTTCTACTGCCTCACACCGGCGCGTATTTTGCGATATGGTTTGGAGCAGTGCTAGCCGTTGAGCTCATGTACTACCTAATTGCCGTGCAGACAAAGCTCAATAGCGCCTGGGTAGCCTTTGTAACCGCGCCTTTTGGCTTTGCGGCAGACGTTGTGATGCTGCACATTTCTATGCTGCGATACGAGTTTGGCACGGTAAATTGGAAAGGGCGCAATGTCTGCATACCTGTTATGCGCGTCGAACCCCGCCTTCCCAAGGTAAGTTGATAGTGCCTGTCTAGTCGTTAAATCGTAGCAGCTTGATGTTAGCATAAGTCGAGTCCACGTTGGGGGGCTTGGCTGACCCTGCGAAAGCCTATGATGGGCAGCTGCGATACCACTTAACTTAACCTTACGAATCATTCCGTGCTTGCAGGAGAAAATGCATTATGCGAGCTAAAAATGCGAAATGCGTGGAGTACCTCCACTTGGTTAACGCTCTCTGCCTGTTACTATATGTCTGGCTTGGCACAATGGCAAGCAGTTTTTTTGAGAAATAGCTGAGACGAAAGGTTAACTATAAGTTACTTGAGATTCGGGATGAAAATGGAGAAAGTTGAGCCATGGTTTAGCTCGGTTGTTAGATTTATATCGGCGTGAATGAGGCGAGCCAGTTTCATGGTGACGTAAAGCCCCAACCCTGTTCCTGTGGTGGCGCGCGTCCGATAATCTTCACTTCTAAAGAATTTGTCGAACACCCGCTCTTCGTCGCCCTTACTAATACCAATGCCGGTATCTGACACGGTAAACAGCACCCCGTCATCCTTTGGTTGAGCGCCAACAATGACACTTCCCTTCTCGGTGTATTTAATAGCATTGGTCACAAAATTCTGCAATATTTCGCGCACGTATAACTCGCTCGAAGACATAGTTTCAAGGTGGGGGCTGACGTCGGCGCGCAGTATGAGCCCTTTGGTTTTTGCCTCAGTCGCATAGCCGTCTACGAGATTGGTTACTAGTTGGTAGGCGTTGAAGGCAGAAATTTCTAGGGTGAGCTTGCCTCGTTCAGCACGGCTCAGTGTCGACAAGTCGTTAACCATTCCCGCAAGAAACATAATTTGCTCGTGAGCCTGTTTAAGCGCTTCTACTGTGACGTGATCGCCGCCGGCTTTGTCAATAATGAACTGGGCATTGCTAATATTGGCTTCAGCTATTGCAATCGGAGTACGAAGTTCATGGCTAACGACAGAAATAAACTCGTCACGTTCTTCTTCTAGCGATTTTTCATGGGTAATGTCACGCAGCAGTAAGACGTAGCCTCTATCACCGGCTGCACCATATCCAAGATGTACCGGTGCTACTGATAGATATAGGTTTATGCGGCTTCCGTCGTCATAATGTAGTAACAGGTCGCGGTTGCTCGTGGCTCGTTCGCAGCCCTGAACAAGTGATTCGGCGTCGACATGATGCCCGTTTTTGTCAAAGAGCTGCAAGAGCTGCTTAAGATTTTTGCCAGAGATTGATCGGTTAGTATCGAGAATATTTAGTGCGGCACCATTGTATAGCACTACCCGTATGTCGTCATCGACCGTGATGACGCCGTCTGCCATACTCCCGATTAGACTCTGGAGGCGTTCGTGTTCGATTGCCGCGTCTGCAATAAGACCGGCGGGCCGATTTTTCCCACTCATGGGTTTTAGTATGCCATATCCGCGTGAAAAGCAGTAGCAGTTTATCAGGACGACTTACCACAACTGAAGGAAGCTACTCTTCTAGGGGTTCGGTGGATGGCCGTGGAATAAGCGCGGGCTGAATATGACGAACACGTTTGGCAATCATGCGGGCATCGGGAATCAGACTCTCAACTGCCTGCCAAAAAGCAGCGCTGTGATTCATATGCTGGGTATGTGCTAGCTCATGACATATAACATAATCGATCTGCTGCCAGCTGAGTTGCATAAGGAAAAGGTTTAACGTTATGTTGCCATTGCTGTCGCAGCTGCCCCAGCGACGTTTCAAATGTTTAATTGTCACGGTGCCGCACGTCAGCGAGTTTTTTTCGGCCTTTGCTTGTAACCGAGGCACCAGTAACACACGAGCTTCCTTTTTTAGGGCGCGTATAGCGGCTTGCTCGGCGCGCGTTTGCACCGCTTCTGAGGTGAGGGTTTCACCTGGGTGGTAATATATTATCAGTTTTGTCGCTGTTACGCGTGACTTCGCTTCACTTCGTTCTGGAATTTGCTCAAAATGCAGGTTATGTAGTTTTCCAATTTTGTCGCCCTCTTTCAAGGTTGTGGGAGTTGTTTTTGCAAGCTCAAGGCGAATCCAATCAGTGTGCTGGCGTACAAAAGTTACAGCAGTAAAATAGGGCGTCCAGCGTGGTAACGTCACGCGTACACCGTGCGCAGTTACGCTTATACGTATTGATTTACTTTGAGCTGTTTTTGTAAATGAAACAAAGCCAATTTCGGGCACCTCAATAATTTTGGTGGCCATTAGCGGACGCTTATGTTGCGCCGAGACAGATCTACTCGACCGGCAGCAGGGTTTGGCACAATGTTGACAAGACCGGGTTTACTTAGCTGTGCTGGGGTGTTATCGAGAGCTATCAACCGTTTTTCGACAAGGTAGCGAATAACAGCGTTTTTTTGAGTGTTAAAGACATGTTTACCGCTAAGAACAAGGTAGTTTTCGGTAATTTCAGGGTTTTGCATGCCAGACATGAGCTCACGGAACGTTCCTGGCTCCATTTCTTGAGCGTAGTGGTCATCGTGTTTGCGGCGGTCGCGTTTGCTAGAGCGCTTAAAAGCCGAGTCTGGGTCAATTTGCAACCACAGCAAAATAGGATGAGCCGCGGCTTTGATAGCAAGATTTCTAAGGGCACGGCGCTGCGATAATCGCATAGCGTTTGTGTCGAAAACCACGCTGATCCCTGCCTGTAAGAATTCGCTGGTCATGTACGCCATCAGGCTGGCAACGATATGATTTTCTTCTTTGCTGTACGATGGATTTTCAAAAAGTTCATCCCGAATACGATCGCCTTGAACGTGGGCGGCCGCAAGTTGTTCGCAGAGTTGCCGCGAAAAAAATGTCTTGCCTGACCCGGGCATGCCATAAAGCATGATAAGCAGCGGTTTTGTCGGTTGTAATTTTACCATGGTTCTTTACAGTATATCAAATATGGTGGGTGATGAGGGACTCGAACCCCCGACCCTCTCGGTGTAAACGAGATGCTCTAGCCAACTGAGCTAATCACCCGAATTGTGCTTCTGTGGTGCGGACGAGAGGACTTGAACCTCCACCCCTTGCAGGACTACCACCTCAAAGTAGCGCGTCTACCATTCCGCCACGTCCGCCCAAAGTGACACAGCCTACATGGTATCTATTTTTGAGCGAAAACTCAAGTAGTAAATATTCGGTCAGACGTGCGCCGAGCCTTCATATGCCCGGTAATCCAGTTTAACTCCGGGGCATGTGTTTGTAGAGAGAATCAAGTGAATAATTTGTTCGCAAAGCCGAGCGACTGTCTTCACCAGTCATGTTGATTTTGACACCGGGGTTCAAAATGGAAAACGGGTCAAATATTTGTTTAATTTTCTTAAATAATTCATAAGCTTCAGCGCCGTACATTTTTTCTACGTATCGCTCGCGCAAGCGACCATCGTTGTGCTGTCCGGTTGTTGAACCACCCAGCCGAATAACAAGATCGTAGTATTGATCCATTAGTTTGAACGCTTTTTGCCTGTCACCTAGCTGGCTCAAGTCTAGAAACGGCTGGACGTGCAGATTGCCATCACCCATGTGGCCCCAAATGGCTACATCGAGCTTGAGAGCGCCAAACAGGGCGTATATTTCGGCAACAAATTCGGCAGTTTTACTGATGGGCACAACGCCGTCTTCTATGAGGGGAATCGATTTGTTCTGACCTTCACTATGCGACAGTAAGCTTGCCGAGGCATGTCGTATTTTCCATAATTCAGCTTGAGCGGCAGGCTGGCTTTCTTCGCGAAAGGTTTGTGCGTGTTTTTCAAAAATGTTACGGATTTTTTTGACATTCTTTTTTCTTCGACGGTCGTTTGGGTTATCGAGCTCAACAATCAAAACACCGGCTGGAACGACGCTTGGTATGACAGTCTTTAACTGGTTGGGGTTGAGCTGATTGACTATTTGCAGCAGCTTACCATCCACAAATTCTATTGCACTAGGGGTATCGGACAAATCTCGTAATTCTTGGGCTGCATCTGCTACTGCTTGTATGCTTTCAAAAAAAGCGGCAAATACAATGTTTTCGGGGTTATGGGGTTCAGTTTCGCAGGTAATTTCCGTCACAATACCGAGTGTGCCTTGAGACCCGACAAACAGAGGTGTCAGGTCAAAACTGCCATCTTTGCGCTTAATATCAAACAGGTTATAGCCAGAGTTATTCTTACTAGTATTTCGTACGGTTTTTTGGATTAAGTCGCGGTTTTCTTCCATAATCGTGTCAAGGGAGCGGTATACCTCACCTTCAAATGTGGTGAGCCCAAGTTTTTTACTTAGTTCTCGTCGAGTAATGCGCCCTGTCTCAATAACTTCGCCATTAGCCAGAACGACGCGTAGTGACTTGACATAATCACGTGTAACACCGTATTTAACAGATTTTTCTCCAGCGGCGTTGTTGCCTACGGCTCCCCCAATGGTACTGTATTCGATACTGGCGGGGTACGGTGGTAAAAAGCGTTCGTGAGTTTGCAGTGTTTGTTGAAGCCGACCGTAGTTGAGCCCTGGCTCTACCACCACAATACCGGTTTTTTGATCAAGCGAAACGATACGATTCATGTGAGCAGGAAAAACGACCATAATGCCGCTGCCGAGTGCGCCGCCAGTGACATCGGTGCCCCAGCCACGTGGCGTTATCGGTATAATGCGTCCTCGTTCGGCTAGTTGCCAGGCAAAACGTGTTGTTTTACGAACATCTTGCTCGTTCCTGGGGTAAACAATTATGCTTGGCGCAACACTAAAAACACTGCAGTCTGTCGAAAAATAACGCCGTGCATCGATGCTGGTCATTACTTCACCGAGTAAATGCTCTTGCAAGTAGTGTGCGACTTTACTCATGGCTCCCGACTAACTCCTTATGTTTCTTCGTTTTATCATAGCATAAACAGTTTGGCATTTCATAGCATTGCCTAAACTTGAAATACTACTACAAAGCAGTTATCCTACCTTTGGCAGTACATGCGGATGTGGCGGAATGGTAGACGCGCTAGTTTCAGGTACTAGTGGGGGCAACTCCATGGAGGTTCAAGTCCTCTCATCCGCACCAAATTTTAAATATCAAGTTTTGGCTTGGTATTATAAATTTGGCATTAATGTGCATGAATCGATACGCGCGTGGAGGTGAGGAGTGGAAGTCTTCACTCCTCAGGGACGGAGACAGATTTGAAGCTATGCTTCAAATCTGTCGAGTTGGGGTAGCCGAAAAGGTGACCAAGTCCTCTCATCCGCACCAATGTAAAAACATAAGTATAACGTTTTCCAAACTTACAAATACTGTATAGTTTGGAAAGCATTCTTTCCAAACATATATCATTTTTATACAATCCAAGCCCCTGTCAGCGGTTTGACTTAAATTTGATCCACCCTGTGGAGCTTTCTAGTTTGATTACTTGGGGAGATATCCGGTTTTGACTGCCCACTCAGTTACTGAGTAGTAGCGGTCGGCGTCAGTGTTTATGGTGTGTTCCACCAGGCCATTTACCTGACCGCGCGTCAGGTATAGAGCAACCGGTTGGTATAGCCCAATCGCCGGTGTGTCTTCTTGCCATGCCTTCAAAAAAGGTTTGTATTTTTGCGCGCGCACGAGTGGGTCTTGACGCGTTCTTCCGCCTTCAAGCGCTGCGTCAGCAACAGCCGATTTATATTCAGAGAAATTTAATCTGTTATTACTGCGCGGGTCAGCCTGGGTACTGCTCCAGTAAGCGTATACATCGGGATCGGGGCCAATGGATATACGGTATAGTAAAGCAGCGTATGAATGTGTTTCTACAGAACTTTGGAAATCCGACCTTGGTAAGAGTTGCACCTGTATGTCGGCGCCAATGCCCTTCCAGAGCCCCTTCACCTGCTTTAAGAGGGTTTGATTATCAGGCGTATCTTCGCCAATCACAACAAAACTCAGCGGCTGATTATTTTTGCTACGGACGCCATTTTTCCCTTGAACCCATCCCGCTTTCTCAAGAAGACTAATAGCTAGAGCGGGGTCATACTGTGTCTGCGCGTACTCTTTGGCATAGCCAAGCTGCCCAATCAGTAGCGGTGCGTTAACAGGGCGTAGGCCACCGCCTAGCTCCTCAATAAGTGCCTGCCTATCGGTCGCCAGTGCCAACGCCTTGCGTACCGTAGCGTCCGCCAGCAAACCCTCACTTGTTCTAAAAAATAGCATCGTCGCCGCGGTGGTAGTAAATTTACTTAAATAGACTGATGTATCATTTTTTAGGGCTTCAGGAACATTTTTTACACCGGCAATAGCTTCGATAGAACGTTTTTTATATGCCGCCACAAGCTGATCTTCTTCGTCGTAAACATGCAGAACAAACCCGTCTAGCTTTGGAGCACCAGCATTGTAATTCTGAAAAGCCTTCAATGAAATCAGCGTTGTTGCATCGCCTGTGCCTGCGCCGCTACCTAGCTGGAGATTGTCCCACATAAACGGACCCGCGCCAACAGGGGTAGTTGTGTTGAAGCTGTCAGAGCGAAGCTGAAAAACAGGCACGTCTCCGAGTATATGAAACGGCACAATACCCGTTGTCAGACTATGCGGAAAGGCAGTTAATGCACTTGGCAAGGTAAACACAACAGTATTAGGGTTGGAGGCGGCAACCACTATACCCTGCCAGCTGCTAAGCAACGGCGACCGTGTGTCTGGATTTTGTATAAGCTGGTATGTAAAAACAACATCTTTTGCTGTAATCGCCGTACCGTCATGCCATGTTAGTCCAGGTTTCAAAGTCAGTGTGTACTGTCGACCCGAGGCATCTACCGTATAGCCGGTTGCTAAATCGCCAACGAGTTCGTTGTTGACGCCATATTTCAACAGCCCCGCAAAAAGCAGCCGCGAAACACTGGTGTCGACGGGTCCTGTTGCATAAATAGGATTTGCATTACTATAGGTACCTAGCATCCCTTCATTAAACTTACCCCCTGCCACTGGCCCTGGGTGCAAATAATAGCTGTTCAGCTGTACGGTTTGTAAGGCGGTTACGGTTGCCAGTGAAACAACCAGCAGCAGCCAACCTAAAACAAATCGCTTCACATCCAGTAATCGTTCCAGACGATCTATAAAGTTGGAGTCAAAACTTGTCTCAGCGCGTGATGTGACTGATTCGACTTGCTTTTGGCGATTACGAAGCGACCGTCGAAGCCGAAGTTTTGTCGCACGATTTATAACATTCATTGCTGATTTTTTCCCACCAGTGGCACTTAGCCGATAAGAATACCCAGTAGTATCGCTAGCACAAACACGAGCGCCGACACTATG encodes:
- a CDS encoding FAD-binding oxidoreductase → MSKVAHYLQEHLLGEVMTSIDARRYFSTDCSVFSVAPSIIVYPRNEQDVRKTTRFAWQLAERGRIIPITPRGWGTDVTGGALGSGIMVVFPAHMNRIVSLDQKTGIVVVEPGLNYGRLQQTLQTHERFLPPYPASIEYSTIGGAVGNNAAGEKSVKYGVTRDYVKSLRVVLANGEVIETGRITRRELSKKLGLTTFEGEVYRSLDTIMEENRDLIQKTVRNTSKNNSGYNLFDIKRKDGSFDLTPLFVGSQGTLGIVTEITCETEPHNPENIVFAAFFESIQAVADAAQELRDLSDTPSAIEFVDGKLLQIVNQLNPNQLKTVIPSVVPAGVLIVELDNPNDRRRKKNVKKIRNIFEKHAQTFREESQPAAQAELWKIRHASASLLSHSEGQNKSIPLIEDGVVPISKTAEFVAEIYALFGALKLDVAIWGHMGDGNLHVQPFLDLSQLGDRQKAFKLMDQYYDLVIRLGGSTTGQHNDGRLRERYVEKMYGAEAYELFKKIKQIFDPFSILNPGVKINMTGEDSRSALRTNYSLDSLYKHMPRS
- a CDS encoding glycosyltransferase family 2 protein, which gives rise to MYVWLGLWAVVAALEALLYAFGSKILQRTLSGRLAVSLVLGTALVVVDVGLLLNAWKYWLLAVFITPYRLVNLARFVKHRLHVERLRAVSLRAHGWQITAQLVLLGLCLALHTVPLTTLVALVASAQLLGVLTLLRASMQTWEHAKPVPLAKHYSNSQLPSVSVLIPARDETEALRVCLDSLVANDYPRLEILVLDDCSVSKKTPEIIRSYAQSGVRFIKGELPPEDWIAKNYGYEQLRRDASGDVLLYCGVDTVFEPRAIRAIVETMLSREKEMMSVLPTRAATEDKTVSFLQTMRYYWELCLPRRMFKRPPVLSTCWIVRKDLLQEFGGLGAVSQSVSPEAHFAKLAVAKDIYTFVRSHGDLQIHSTKTLGEQFNTTVRLRYPQLHRRLELVAATTLFELFFFIGPFVGLPVSFLLPHTGAYFAIWFGAVLAVELMYYLIAVQTKLNSAWVAFVTAPFGFAADVVMLHISMLRYEFGTVNWKGRNVCIPVMRVEPRLPKVS
- a CDS encoding M48 family metallopeptidase — its product is MATKIIEVPEIGFVSFTKTAQSKSIRISVTAHGVRVTLPRWTPYFTAVTFVRQHTDWIRLELAKTTPTTLKEGDKIGKLHNLHFEQIPERSEAKSRVTATKLIIYYHPGETLTSEAVQTRAEQAAIRALKKEARVLLVPRLQAKAEKNSLTCGTVTIKHLKRRWGSCDSNGNITLNLFLMQLSWQQIDYVICHELAHTQHMNHSAAFWQAVESLIPDARMIAKRVRHIQPALIPRPSTEPLEE
- a CDS encoding PAS domain S-box protein; its protein translation is MSGKNRPAGLIADAAIEHERLQSLIGSMADGVITVDDDIRVVLYNGAALNILDTNRSISGKNLKQLLQLFDKNGHHVDAESLVQGCERATSNRDLLLHYDDGSRINLYLSVAPVHLGYGAAGDRGYVLLLRDITHEKSLEEERDEFISVVSHELRTPIAIAEANISNAQFIIDKAGGDHVTVEALKQAHEQIMFLAGMVNDLSTLSRAERGKLTLEISAFNAYQLVTNLVDGYATEAKTKGLILRADVSPHLETMSSSELYVREILQNFVTNAIKYTEKGSVIVGAQPKDDGVLFTVSDTGIGISKGDEERVFDKFFRSEDYRTRATTGTGLGLYVTMKLARLIHADINLTTELNHGSTFSIFIPNLK
- a CDS encoding ATP-binding protein, coding for MVKLQPTKPLLIMLYGMPGSGKTFFSRQLCEQLAAAHVQGDRIRDELFENPSYSKEENHIVASLMAYMTSEFLQAGISVVFDTNAMRLSQRRALRNLAIKAAAHPILLWLQIDPDSAFKRSSKRDRRKHDDHYAQEMEPGTFRELMSGMQNPEITENYLVLSGKHVFNTQKNAVIRYLVEKRLIALDNTPAQLSKPGLVNIVPNPAAGRVDLSRRNISVR
- a CDS encoding peptide ABC transporter substrate-binding protein — its product is MNVINRATKLRLRRSLRNRQKQVESVTSRAETSFDSNFIDRLERLLDVKRFVLGWLLLVVSLATVTALQTVQLNSYYLHPGPVAGGKFNEGMLGTYSNANPIYATGPVDTSVSRLLFAGLLKYGVNNELVGDLATGYTVDASGRQYTLTLKPGLTWHDGTAITAKDVVFTYQLIQNPDTRSPLLSSWQGIVVAASNPNTVVFTLPSALTAFPHSLTTGIVPFHILGDVPVFQLRSDSFNTTTPVGAGPFMWDNLQLGSGAGTGDATTLISLKAFQNYNAGAPKLDGFVLHVYDEEDQLVAAYKKRSIEAIAGVKNVPEALKNDTSVYLSKFTTTAATMLFFRTSEGLLADATVRKALALATDRQALIEELGGGLRPVNAPLLIGQLGYAKEYAQTQYDPALAISLLEKAGWVQGKNGVRSKNNQPLSFVVIGEDTPDNQTLLKQVKGLWKGIGADIQVQLLPRSDFQSSVETHSYAALLYRISIGPDPDVYAYWSSTQADPRSNNRLNFSEYKSAVADAALEGGRTRQDPLVRAQKYKPFLKAWQEDTPAIGLYQPVALYLTRGQVNGLVEHTINTDADRYYSVTEWAVKTGYLPK